A region from the Camelus ferus isolate YT-003-E chromosome 1, BCGSAC_Cfer_1.0, whole genome shotgun sequence genome encodes:
- the NR1I2 gene encoding LOW QUALITY PROTEIN: nuclear receptor subfamily 1 group I member 2 (The sequence of the model RefSeq protein was modified relative to this genomic sequence to represent the inferred CDS: deleted 1 base in 1 codon), with amino-acid sequence MTCEGCKGFFRRAMKRNARPRCLFRKGTCEITRKTRRQCQACRLRKCLESGMRKEMIMSDQAVEERRALIRRKKREQIRTQPPGAKGLTEEQRMMIRELMNAQMKTFDTNFSQFKNFRLPEVLSSGCEIPNSLQTPSGEEAVKWSQIREDLGRVKVSLQLRGEDGSVWNYKPPANNSGKEIFSMLPHIADMSTYMFKGIINFAKVISYFRDLTIEDQISLLKGATFELCQLRFNTVFNAETGTWECGRLSYCLEDPAGGFQQLLLEPMLKFHYMLKKLQLHKEEYVLMQAISLFSPDRPGVVQRCVVDQMQERFAITLKAYIECHRPQPAYRFLFLKIMAMLTELRSINAQHTKRLLRIQDIHPFATPLMQELFGIVEG; translated from the exons ATGACATGTGAAGGATGCAAGGGCTTTTTCAG GAGGGCCATGAAACGCAACGCTCGGCCCCGGTGCCTCTTCCGGAAGGGCACCTGCGAGATCACGCGGAAGACCCGGAGGCAGTGCCAGGCCTGTCGCCTGCGCAAGTGCCTGGAGAGCGGCATGAGGAAGGAGA TGATCATGTCGGAT CAGGCTGTGGAGGAGAGGCGGGCATTGATCCGGAGGAAAAAGAGGGAACAGATCAGAACTCAGCCTCCAGGAGCCAAGGGTCTGACGGAAGAGCAGCGGATGATGATCAGGGAGCTGATGAACGCTCAGATGAAAACCTTTGACACCAACTTCTCACAATTCAAGAATTTCCGG CTGCCAGAGGTGCTTAGCAGTGGCTGCGAGATTCCAAATTCTCTGCAGACTCCATCGGGGGAAGAAGCTGTCAAGTGGAGCCAGATTAGGGAAGATCTGGGCCGAGTGAAGGTCTCTCTGCAGCTGCGGGGGGAAGACGGCAGCGTCTGGAACTACAAGCCCCCAGCTAACAACAGCGGGAAAGAGATCTTTTCCATGCTGCCCCACATAGCGGACATGTCAACCTACATGTTCAAAGGCATCATCAACTTTGCCAAAGTCATCTCCTACTTCAG GGACTTGACCATTGAGGACCAGATCTCCCTGCTGAAGGGGGCCACCTTTGAGCTGTGCCAGCTGAGATTCAACACAGTGTTCAACGCAGAGACTGGGACCTGGGAGTGTGGTCGGCTGTCCTACTGCTTGGAAGACCCTGCAG GTGGCTTCCAGCAGCTTCTCCTGGAGCCCATGCTGAAATTCCACTACATGCTGAAGAAGCTGCAGCTGCATAAGGAGGAGTATGTGCTGATGCAGgccatctctcttttctctccag ACCGCCCGGGTGTGGTACAGCGCTGCGTGGTGGACCAGATGCAGGAGCGGTTCGCCATTACCCTGAAGGCCTACATCGAGTGCCACCGGCCCCAGCCCGCCTACCG GTTCCTGTTCCTGAAGATCATGGCGATGCTCACCGAGCTCCGCAGCATCAATGCCCAGCACACCAAGCGGCTGCTGCGCATCCAGGACATTCACCCCTTTGCCACCCCACTCATGCAGGAGTTGTTCGGCATCGTGGAAGGCTGA